A region from the Malus domestica chromosome 07, GDT2T_hap1 genome encodes:
- the LOC103439955 gene encoding caffeic acid 3-O-methyltransferase: MGSTVETQMTPTQVSDEEANLFAMQLASASVLPMVLKAALELDLLEIMARAGPGAFVSPADLASQLPTKNPDAPVMLDRMLRLLASYSILTSSLRTLRDGNVEQLYGLGPVCKFLTKNEDGVSIAPLCLMSQDKVFMESWYHLKDAVLEGGIPFNKAYGMTAFEYYGTDPRFNKVFNRGMAAHSTITMKKLLETYKGFEGLTSVVDVGGGTGAITNMIVSKYPSIKGINFDLPHVIKDAPQYPGVEHVGGDMFVSVPKGDAIFMKFICHDWSDDHCLKFLKNCYTAVPDNGKVILAECILPVAPDSSLATKGVVHIDVIMLAHYPGGKERTEKEFEALAKGSGFKGFRVICSAFNTYVIEFLKKI, encoded by the exons ATGGGTTCGACCGTAGAGACTCAGATGACTCCAACCCAAGTCTCCGACGAAGAAGCAAACCTCTTCGCCATGCAGCTAGCCAGCGCCTCTGTTCTCCCCATGGTGCTCAAGGCAGCCCTTGAGCTCGACCTCCTCGAGATCATGGCGAGAGCAGGGCCTGGCGCTTTCGTTTCTCCGGCGGACTTAGCTTCGCAGCTGCCGACCAAGAACCCTGACGCCCCCGTCATGCTGGACCGCATGCTGCGCCTCCTGGCCAGCTACTCCATCCTCACTTCCTCCCTCCGCACGCTTCGCGACGGCAATGTCGAGCAGCTGTACGGCCTCGGCCCCGTCTGCAAGTTCTTGACAAAGAACGAGGATGGTGTTTCCATTGCTCCTCTCTGCCTCATGAGTCAGGACAAGGTCTTTATGGAGAGCTG GTACCACTTGAAAGACGCAGTTCTTGAAGGAGGAATTCCATTCAACAAGGCCTATGGAATGACTGCTTTTGAGTACTATGGCACTGACCCTAGATTCAACAAGGTCTTCAACAGAGGAATGGCTGCCCACTCTACCATTACCATGAAAAAACTTCTAGAGACCTACAAGGGCTTTGAGGGCCTCACATCCGTCGTAGATGTTGGCGGTGGCACTGGCGCTATTACTAACATGATCGTTTCTAAGTACCCCTCGATTAAGGGTATTAACTTCGACCTGCCTCATGTCATAAAAGATGCTCCCCAATATCCTG GTGTGGAGCATGTTGGAGGAGACATGTTTGTAAGTGTTCCAAAGGGAGATGCAATTTTCATGAAG TTTATATGTCACGACTGGAGTGACGATCATTGCTTGAAATTTTTGAAGAACTGTTATACCGCGGTCCCTGACAATGGGAAGGTGATTCTTGCTGAGTGCATTCTTCCAGTAGCTCCAGACAGCAGCCTTGCCACCAAGGGAGTTGTCCATATCGACGTGATCATGTTAGCTCACTACCCCGGAGGAAAAGAGCGGACGGAGAAGGAGTTTGAGGCCTTGGCTAAGGGATCTGGATTCAAAGGTTTCCGCGTCATCTGCTCCGCTTTCAACACCTATGTCATTGAGTTTCTTAAGAAGATTTGA
- the LOC103440159 gene encoding UDP-glycosyltransferase 76F1-like, with protein MAKKELEGKPSGEEEDVRVREMKGGRKRRGVNEESDKLTTIEERKGRRLVLFPLPLQGHINPMLELANILHLKGFSITIIHTHFNSLNPSTYPHFTFHSIPDGLSESEAATKDLVLLLSLLNAKCIEPFRECLVRLLSDASDEPVACLISDVIHFFTESVADSLKIPKIVLRTGGASSFAVFAAFSLLREKGYLPLQESRLEEPVIEFPPIKVKDLPLINRCITEEYSKLVSGLSNGAKASCGVIFNTFEDLEEHALAKINQELPNIPVFPIGPFHKFYPTSSSSDLFSIDSSCISWLDTQAPKSVVYVSFGSIAAMKEAEFSEIAWGLANSNQPFLWVVRPGLVQTSEPFPSGFLETLNGRGHIVKWAPQKEVLAHPAIGAFWTHNGWNSTLESVCEGVPMICMPCFTDQMVNARFASDGWKVGLQLENGMERGEIERTIRKLVVEKEGEEIRERALKLKEKANLCFKQGGSSYQSLDGLVKHILSLESVVFQSQSH; from the exons ATGGCGAAGAAGGAACTGGAGGGCAAGCCCTcaggtgaagaagaagatgtgagagtgagagaaatgaagggaggaagaaagaggagagGCGT AAACGAAGAGAGTGACAAACTTACAACTATAGAGGAAAGGAAGGGCAGGAGATTGGTACTATTCCCACTGCCCTTGCAAGGCCATATAAACCCTATGCTAGAGCTGGCCAATATTCTGCACTTGAAAGGCTTCTCCATAACCATCATACACACCCACTTCAACTCCCTCAACCCTTCAACCTATCCACATTTCACCTTCCACTCCATCCCCGACGGCTTATCCGAATCCGAGGCTGCCACGAAGGATCTTGTTCTCCTTCTTTCTCTACTGAATGCTAAATGTATTGAGCCTTTTAGGGAGTGTTTGGTTAGGTTGTTATCGGATGCATCGGACGAGCCAGTTGCTTGCTTGATCTCTGATGTTATCCATTTCTTCACTGAATCTGTTGCTGACAGCCTTAAGATCCCAAAGATTGTGTTGAGGACGGGGGGTGCTTCTTCTTTTGCTGTTTTTGCTGCCTTTTCGCTTCTGAGGGAAAAGGGGTACCTCCCTCTTCAAG AGTCTCGACTAGAAGAGCCGGTGATAGAGTTTCCACCTATCAAAGTCAAAGACCTTCCATTGATCAACAGATGCATCACAGAGGAATATAGCAAACTAGTATCTGGCCTGTCAAACGGAGCCAAAGCTTCATGTGGAGTtatcttcaacacttttgaaGACCTTGAAGAACATGCACTGGCCAAAATAAACCAAGAACTCCCCAACATTCCAGTTTTCCCAATAGGCCCGTTTCACAAGTTTTACCCTACATCTTCTTCAAGTGATTTATTCTCAATAGACAGCAGTTGCATTTCGTGGCTGGACACTCAAGCACCAAAATCTGTTGTCTATGTTAGTTTTGGGAGCATTGCTGCAATGAAGGAAGCTGAATTTTCAGAGATAGCTTGGGGGCTAGCCAACAGCAATCAGCCCTTCTTGTGGGTGGTTCGGCCCGGGTTAGTCCAAACATCAGAGCCGTTTCCGAGCGGGTTTCTCGAGACTTTGAATGGGAGGGGTCACATTGTCAAATGGGCACCTCAGAAGGAGGTGCTCGCCCATCCAGCAATTGGAGCGTTTTGGACTCATAACGGCTGGAACTCGACACTGGAGAGTGTTTGTGAGGGGGTCCCTATGATTTGTATGCCATGTTTTACTGATCAAATGGTGAATGCAAGATTTGCAAGTGATGGTTGGAAGGTAGGGTTACAGTTAGAGAATGGGATGGAGAGAGGTGAGATTGAAAGAACAATTAGAAAGCTAGTGGTGGAAAAAGAAGGGGAAGAGATTAGAGAAAGAGCCTTGAAGCTAAAGGAGAAAGCTAATCTTTGCTTCAAACAAGGTGGCTCGTCGTACCAATCCTTGGATGGCTTGGTTAAACACATTTTATCGTTAGAATCAGTTGTCTTTCAATCTCAGAGTCATTAA